GTGCTTTCAAAATCTGAGGATAGTGATGTTAAGTCGATAGTGATTGCTAGTTTACAGCATGGCGTAGTGCGGGCTGAACAAGGCTTTGACCCGGCAGAAATTGCCAGAGAATATCATTTGCTGCGAACAGTAATATTTGAGGTTATAGAAACAGATTTGTTGCAGGGAACCCCTTTATGTATAATTCGTTCTATGCGTTTGATTGACGCTGTAATTGATGAAGCGATCGCTCGGTGTTTTAACAGTTATGTTGATGAGCGGTTACGAGAATTACAATATCTGTATACGTCACTAACGCTGCATAATGATGAACTGACTCGCTTAGTAAGCGCTAATCAAGAGTATCTGTCACAACTAGCTCATGACTTGAAACATCCTCTGACTTCTATTATTGGTTACTCAGATTTATTTTTACGCCAACAACGACAGAGAACTGAGGTAAAAGACGCTAATATCAATCTAGAACATATTGAACGCGTGCTACGCAATGGCAGACAGTTACTACGAATAATTAATGATGTACTGGAAATTTCGCGTTTTGATGCTGGACAAATAAAACTTCAACTCGCACCGACGAATGTACGCGCATTAATCAATAATGTGTGCGAAATGTTAGAACCTGCGGCTGTGGTCAAAAAATTACAAGTCGTGGTAAATTGCGATCGCGCTCCTGAAGAAATATTCACAGATGCGTTGCAATTACAACAAGTTGTTACAAATCTTGTTAGTAATGCCATTCGCTACACTCACTCAGGAAGTATTAGTATAGTCTGTCAGGTATTGGACGACAAACGAGCGATCGCTCCGATGTTACCCACAAGT
Above is a window of Nostoc sp. UHCC 0702 DNA encoding:
- a CDS encoding HAMP domain-containing histidine kinase, encoding MDFSQVLADKTDTILYKWVIAVRKDRRIESADDLSYTAIRNHIPDVLKAMVTVLSKSEDSDVKSIVIASLQHGVVRAEQGFDPAEIAREYHLLRTVIFEVIETDLLQGTPLCIIRSMRLIDAVIDEAIARCFNSYVDERLRELQYLYTSLTLHNDELTRLVSANQEYLSQLAHDLKHPLTSIIGYSDLFLRQQRQRTEVKDANINLEHIERVLRNGRQLLRIINDVLEISRFDAGQIKLQLAPTNVRALINNVCEMLEPAAVVKKLQVVVNCDRAPEEIFTDALQLQQVVTNLVSNAIRYTHSGSISIVCQVLDDKRAIAPMLPTSDFLQEKYFPVVRENMAIVPEIKLGNGKYFAIVISDTGIGIAPEDQTRIFEPYFRANSTNQPPLPDSTGLGLAIVYRLVKLLQGQINLISQVGVGSTFIVTLPLQLEIS